A single genomic interval of Littorina saxatilis isolate snail1 linkage group LG17, US_GU_Lsax_2.0, whole genome shotgun sequence harbors:
- the LOC138953034 gene encoding exonuclease 1-like: MGIQGLLPFLKKIHTQVNIAQFQGCTVAIDAYCWLHKGAFSCADKLALGEKTQQYVYYCMKYVDYLLRSGLKPILVFDGCHLPSKKGVETSRRERRELNRKKAAQLLREGKRAEARDCLQKCIDISPQMALELMKACRARGVDCIVAPYEADAQLAYLNKAGIAQIIITEDSDLLLFGCDKVIFKMDFFGNGVLIEQSRLNEVLEIQDAFYTFDKFRYMCILSGCDYLPSLHGVGLAKACKVFKLARQTDIRQLLKKLPTYLKMNVVVTNDYIEGFIRADNTFLYQLSFDPLTHKLCPLNPYSPEVEIEELRYAGPYFSHERALQIALGNVDIHTHEKIADFDPETFVPKYAKKQEKEILSIWKRGYRPRSKTDTTSAAPSSEISSRPFLAGKEMEVKNNLPKRSPVKRAKEVEETTDVRTNTELADLYSAPKSKRRRMNSDEDLATSPKAKSKDVNPFDTDEESDDQKTSRRGKTAKKQVLSPSKSSNQFDDVKVKSTHEAFTIIEQEFKVDLNPEEKENGKKRVTPKKNKFAVSALAKRAKFSLDAPALPNVKIEVKSRYFGASSSSAAASTSSADESKTSINSTSTRDKTSAAERISSTPSPNERRKRASGMNDASTSAAEGACEELESVEDDKQPSASPELHHSGTSSLSKFSYGSASGKSLSTKTKDIKLTGSSGKGSQFKKSSNSSPGSAFNWSSFMFAKSSSSPNISSSVSVSAGSSRPFKRVMSDSKSTESQDSLQKFASITEQEDSSQNDHLGLTEDADKNSVCTDSKPNDSQGGEGERLSDVSWSQQSSSTAGVDASQRSNLYSIDSDCFPTSQDFVDLTDCETDSQSVKNRGDGDFASPLSASQGSLTVTLKSPKSTPRTTSTTSTKKCRASGLSRGKKKTSSGDGDEKQQKIRDMFSRFAHQKGKKLEPVRRTNFEENEEDPSASEHGTPSNPLLAYSTETHRKLLL; encoded by the exons ATGGGAATCCAGGGACTGCTGCCATTCCTAAAGAAAATCCACACCCAGGTTAACATCGCACAGTTCCAAGGGTGCACAGTTGCCATTGATGCCTACTGCTGGCTTCACAAAGGTGCTTTCTCTTGTGCTGACAAACTGGCACTTGGGGAGAAAACTCAACA GTATGTTTACTACTGCATGAAGTATGTAGACTATCTTCTACGTAGTGGATTGAAACCTATCCTTGTTTTTGATGGCTGCCATCTACCCTCCAAGAAAGGTGTTGAGACTTCAAGACGAGA GCGTCGTGAGCTGAATCGCAAGAAGGCAGCCCAGCTGTTGAGGGAAGGCAAAAGAGCAGAGGCACGGGACTGTTTACAGAAATGCATCGACATCTCACCACAGATGGCATTGGAGTTGATGAAA GCGTGTCGAGCGAGAGGAGTGGACTGTATCGTGGCACCTTATGAAGCAGATGCCCAGCTGGCGTACTTGAACAAAGCAGGCATTGCTCAGATCATTATCACAGAGGACTCTGACTTACTGCTTTTCGGGTGTGATAAG GTTATTTTTAAGATGGACTTTTTTGGAAACGGCGTGCTGATAGAGCAGTCACGCTTAAACGAAGTGTTGGAAATCCAGGACGCATTTTACACGTTTGACAAGTTTCGCTACATGTGCATCCTCTCTGGCTGTGATTACCTCCCTTCCCTGCATGGCGTTGGCTTGGCAAAGGCCTGCAAAGTGTTCAAGCTAGCCAGGCAGACGGATATCAGACAG TTACTCAAGAAGTTGCCGACTTACCTGAagatgaatgttgtggtcaccAACGACTACATTGAAGGGTTCATTCGTGCCGACAACACATTCCTGTACCAGTTGTCCTTTGACCCCCTGACCCATAAACTGTGCCCTTTGAACCCATATTCACCAGAGGTGGAAATCGAGGAGCTGCGCTATGCTGGACCCTACTTCTCCCATGAACGAGCCCTGCAGATTGCCTTGGGAAATGTGGATATACACACGCATGAAAAGATTGCAGACTTTGATCCGGAAACTTTTGTG CCCAAGTATGCCAAGAAACAAGAGAAGGAAATACTGAGCATCTGGAAACGGGGGTACCGACCACGCTCGAAGACGGACACTACTTCAGCAGCACCAAGCAGTGAGATCTCCAGCAGACCCTTCCTGGCAGGCAAAGAGATGGAGGTGAAGAACAACCTGCCAAAGCGGAGCCCAGTCAAGCGCGCTAAAGAAG TGGAAGAGACCACAGATGTGAGGACAAACACGGAACTGGCCGACCTCTACTCTGCTCCAAAATCCAAACGGAGGCGGATGAACTCTGATGAGGATCTCGCTACTTCACCAAAAGCCAAGTCAAAAGACGTCAATCCTTTCGACACTGATGAAGAAAGTGATGACCAGAAAACCAGCAGACGAGGAAAGACAGCAAAGAAGCAAGTTCTGTCTCCATCCAAGTCTTCCAACCAATTTGATGATGTGAAGGTTAAGTCGACGCACGAGGCGTTTACCATCATTGAGCAGGAGTTTAAAGTGGACTTGAAccctgaagaaaaagaaaatggaaAGAAAAGGGTGACTCCCAAGAAAAACAAGTTTGCTGTGTCTGCTCTGGCAAAGAGAGCAAAATTCAGTCTGGATGCCCCAGCTTTGCCGAACGTCAAAATTGAAGTGAAGAGCAG GTACTTCGGTGCTTCAAGCTCTAGCGCTGCAGCAAGTACCTCTTCAGCTGATGAGAGCAAAACCAGCATCAACTCTACCAGTACCAGAGACAAAACCAGCGCTGCGGAAAGGATTTCCTCGACCCCCTCACCTAACGAAAGACGGAAGAGAGCTTCAGGCATGAACGATGCATCAACTTCAGCAGCAGAAGGGGCTTGTGAAGAATTAGAGTCTGTAGAAGATGACAAGCAGCCATCAGCCTCACCAGAGCTGCATCACAGTGGTACATCTTCACTGTCAAAATTCAGCTACGGTTCAGCCTCGGGAAAATCCTTGAGCACTAAAACCAAGGACATCAAGCTGACAGGGTCTTCCGGCAAGGGTTCTCAGTTCAAGAAGTCCAGTAACTCTTCTCCAGGTTCTGCTTTCAACTGGTCCAGTTTCATGTTTGCAAAATCCAGCAGCAGCCCGAACATTTCATCGTCAGTGTCTGTTAGTGCTGGCAGTAGCAGGCCTTTCAAGAGGGTCATGTCTGACAGCAAGAGTACCGAGTCTCAAGATTCACTGCAAAAGTTTGCCTCCATAACCGAGCAGGAGGATtcaagtcaaaatgatcacttAGGCTTGACAGAAGACGCTGACAAGAATTCTGTGTGCACAGACTCCAAGCCAAATGATTCTCAAGGAGGTGAGGGTGAGAGACTTTCTGACGTTAGTTGGAGCCAGCAAAGCAGCAGCACAGCCGGTGTGGATGCCAGCCAGCGCAGCAATCTGTACAGCATTGACTCTGACTGCTTTCCTACCAGCCAGGACTTTGTTGATCTGACCGACTGTGAAACGGACAGCCAGTCAGTGAAGAACAGAGGAGATGGAGACTTTGCCAGCCCACTGTCTGCCTCTCAG GGATCTCTGACAGTGACACTGAAGTCACCCAAGTCCACACCAAGAACTACCTCCA CTACATCCACAAAGAAATGCCGTGCGTCGGGCTTGTCTCGAGGGAAGAAGAAAACATCGTCTGGTGATGGAGATGAAAAGCAGCAGAAGATTCGAGACATGTTCTCTCGATTCGCTCACCAAAA GGGAAAGAAATTGGAGCCTGTGCGCCGGACAAATtttgaagaaaatgaagaagatCCATCAGCTTCAGAACATGGAACTCCAAGCAACCCCCTGCTTGCATACtccacagaaacacacagaaagtTACTTCTATAG
- the LOC138953040 gene encoding protein YIPF4-like, with amino-acid sequence MANMATSPNPQNDNVTIDLTSVGPPPPNAGYENRNLPSPDAFQFVPQNLGGDVEGDITAQAAGKDGSSGYGVRKRGPASKFLENRGFGWLLEEDDADEEDDQRPLLEELDIDLKDIYYKVRCVMFPLPQLGFNRHILRESPDFWGPLLIILLYSLVSLYGQFRVVSWILTIWLCGSFMVFMLARVLGGEVTYSQCLGVIGYSVLPLVIIAAFLPLVGVMIYLRRALQLLGVLWAAYSAGSLLCVQELQHKKPLLLYPIFLLYIYFFSLYTGV; translated from the exons ATGGCGAACATGGCTACGTCGCCCAATCCACAGAACGACAATGTTACCATCGACCTGACCAGTGTAGGTCCTCCTCCACCAAACGCTGGGTATGAGAACAGGAATCTACCCTCTCCCGATGCGTTTCAGTTTGTGCCTCAGAACTTGGGAG GTGACGTTGAAGGAGATATTACTGCCCAAGCAGCAGGGAAAGACGGCAGCTCTGGATATGGCGTACGAAAAAGGGGTCCAGCGTCAAAGTTTCTGGAGAACCGCGGGTTCGGGTGGCTGCTGGAGGAAGATGATGCTGATGAAGAAGATGATCAGAGGCCATTAct GGAGGAGCTGGACATTGACCTGAAAGACATTTACTACAAGGTGCGATGCGTGATGTTCCCCCTGCCACAGCTGGGCTTCAACAGACACATTCTGCGCGAGTCGCCTGACTTCTGGGGTCCTCTTCTCATCATCCTGCTGTACTCACTGGTCTCCTTGTATGGACAGTTCAGA GTTGTGTCGTGGATCCTGACCATCTGGTTGTGTGGATCCTTCATGGTCTTCATGCTGGCAAGGGTGCTGGGCGGAGAG GTGACTTACTCTCAGTGTTTGGGTGTGATTGGGTATTCAGTCTTGCCCCTCGTCATCATCGCTGCATTTCTCCCGCTTGTTGGCGTCATGATTTACCTCCGAAGGGCCTTACAG TTACTGGGAGTGCTGTGGGCAGCGTACAGCGCTGGATCACTATTGTGTGTCCAAGAACTGCAGCATAAAAAGCCGCTTCTTCTCTACCCCATCTTCCTTCTCTACATCTACTTCTTCTCATTGTACACAGGGgtgtga